The genomic segment CGGCCAGTTTCAGGTTGGCGCGGGCCTCGCGGACCGCGTCCACGTTCGGCAGGTGCTTCTCGAACACGGCGTCGTTCGCGGGTAGCGCGGTCAGTTTGAGCTTCCGCAGTTCGGCCTCGAACGCCGGCCGCGCCTGTTCGACCGTCAGCCGGAACTCGGCCTCGTCCAGTTCCATGAGGGGTTCGCCGGGGCCGACGCGGTCGCCCACGTCCTTGAACACGCGGAGCACGCGCCCGCCGACCTTCGGCGCGAGGGTCACGTCCTCATAAGGGTTCAGCGTGCCCACGACCGGCACCGTCCGGCGCAGCGTCGCCGGCCTGGCGTCGGCCACCGTGACCGGCACCGGCTTCGCCTCCTCGCTCTTACCGGACGTCTCGGACTTCGGCGCGCACGCCGGGATCAGAAGCGCGACGAGGAGGACAACCGACCTCGGCGAGCGGGGGGCGTGAGCCCCCCGAGTAAACGAGGACCCATCTCGTTCCACTCCGCCTTCGTTTCCGTTTGCTCGGGGGGCTAACGCCCCCCGCTCGCCGAGGCGGTTCCAGTCTGTCATTGCGTCTCCTGCTTCGGTGCCAACAGACCGTTGAGAATCACGTCCAGGACGTCCGTCGCTTGCGCCTCGGGGTCGGCCGGGCGACTGGTGAGCAGGTTCGTCATGATGGTGCCGTACAGGAGGTCACCGATCACCGCGAAGAACCGGTCCCGCGGGACCGGCCGGATCACGCCGGACTCCACGAGGCGATTGAAGAACGCCTCGTGCTTGCACTCGATCTCGTCGTCCTTCGTGACGAAGTACAACGGCCGGTGGTGGTGCGGGAACGCGGCCCGCTCCTGGATGAACAGCTCCACCAGTTCCGGCCGGCGGTTGAAGAACGAGAGGTAGGTGCGGACCGCCGCGCGAATCAGGTCCGCACCGGTGTGCGGTTGCGCCATCACCGCGTCCATCTCCGCTTCCAGTTCCTTCAGCCCGCGTTCGACGGCGCTGAGGAAGAGTTGCTCCTTCGTGGGGAAGTAGCGGTAAACGGTGCCGTTCCCGACGCCGAGGTGGTTCGCGATCGTCTGCACCTGAGTATTGGCGAACCCGTAAGTCGCGAACACGCGCGCGGCGGTGTCCAGAATCTGGGCCTTGCGGCGTGCTTCCAGTTCGGGGTCTTTCGGTCGCCCCGGCTTGCGATTTTCGGCCAGGCTCACAGCCGCGTGCCTCCGAAATTTATTTAACGGATTGATCCGTCCGCAAAACTATAAGCCCAAGTACCAAAAGCGACAAGCCCGATTTCTCGGTTCTGATGCTGCAAAAGCTCTCGTTTTTCGAAAACACGTTCGGAAAAGCGATTTCCCACTCGACCGCTTGAGCAACGGTTTGGTGCCGGTGCTTCTGGAGACGGCCCCTGTGAGGCCGGAGCGACGGGATATGCGGACCACCGGCCTCACAGGGACCGCGTACAGAAAGAAATCGCACGATTCCGCATCCGTCGGTTGCGCATTCCGCGAATTCCGGTTCCCCTAAGAGACGTTCGGGTTACAATTTACTCATCCCCGCCGAATGGAACGCGTCCTCATGCCGCTAGACTGGTCCCCGTTTGTTGATTTCATCCACCGGTACAACCGCCCCCTGTTGATGACCCACATTCGCCCGGACGCGGACGGATTGGGAGCCCAGCTCGCCCTCCACGACGCCCTTACGGCCATCGGTAAGACGCCGCGCGTCGCCATCGCCAGTAAGTTGCTCCCGCGGTACGAGTTCCTGGACCCGAAGCGGGCGGTCATCGAGGACTTCCGACCGGCCGCGTTCACGGACTGCGACTGCGTGGTGGTGCTCGACACCGGCACCTGGAACCAGCTCGGCGACTTCGCGAAGTGGTTGCAAGCGTCGCCGCTCCCACGGGCGGTGGTCGATCACCACCGGACCCAGGACGACCTGGGCGGGTTACAGATGGTGGACGTCACCGCCGAGGCGACCGGGCGGTTGGGGTACGAGATCATTCGGGCGCTCGGCGCGCCGCTTTCTGCGAGCGCCGCGCACCACCTGTTCATGGCCGTGGCGACGGACACGGGCTGGTTCCGCCACCCGAACGCGACGGCCGCGACGTTCGCCCTGTGTTCGGAACTGGTGGCCGCCGGCGCGCGGCCCACGGAGCTGTACGAACAGCTCTACGAGGCCGCGACGCTGGCCCGGTTCAAGCTCACGGCGGTCGCGCTCCAGAAGCTCACGGTGCTGGCCGGTAGTAAGGTGGCCTATACCGAGATCGCGCTGACCGACTATGGCGCGACCGGTAGCGTGCCGGGCGACACGGAAGACCTGATCAACTACCCGCGCAGCGTGGAGGGCGTGGAGATCGCCCTCGTGTTCATCGAGCAGCAGGACGGCGGCACGAAAGTGAGTTTCCGGTCGCGGGCGGCGGACGTGTCCAAGCTCGCCGAGCAGTTCGGCGGCGGCGGGCACAAGCTCGCCAGCGGCGCGCGGGTGATGGGCAAGCTCGCCGAGGTCCGCGACAAAGTGCTGGCCGCGGCCGTGGCCGCGTTGGGCTAGCCGGGAACGGCGGGGTGACGCAAACCCGCACAGCATCGCTCGCATTCGGTTCGCAGTCCGTCCTACCTTCCGCGTCCGGCGGGTGCCCCTCGCCGACGATCCGGGTTCGCCGAGTTGGAGCTACCCATGTCGATCACGCTTCGCGAGTTGCCGCTGCCGGTGAAGGTGGTGGCGTCGGTGTTCCTGATGGCCGTGGGCCTCGGGTACACGTCGGCCATGGTGCAGTTGCACATGCAGGACTCGAAGTCCGGCGAGGCGATGCCGACCGAGGCCGACGTCGTCCTCAAGTTCACCGGCAAGAAGAAGCGCGACCCGAACGCCCCGCCGCCCCGCCCCGTCTCGCGGCTCGAAGCGCTCGTCGCGGCGGACCCGCCTGCGATCACCGGTTCTTCGATGTCGGCGGCCTTCACGACGGAGGACCGCGCGAAAGGCGACCTCAAGTTCAGCACCCTCACCAAGGGCAAGTCGCCGGAAGCCGTTGAGGCGATCAAGGCGCACCGGAAGGGCGAGCAAACCGCCTTCCGGTTGTGGATCAACGCACCGGAGGCCGACCGAAAGGCCGCCTACGAGGCGGACAAGTTCGTGCCGCCCGCCGGTCAGATGCCGAAGGACCTCACGCCCGCGTTCCAGGACGGCGACGCGGTCAAAATCAAGTCGATCATCGACAACCGGTGCGGCACCTGCCACTCGAAGGGCGGCGAGAAGGAGGACGTTCCGCTCGCCACCTACGAGCACCTCGCGCCGTTCCTGAAGGTGAACGCCGTCGCGGTGACGGGCGACTGGGTGAAGGTGGAGGAGCCGATCAGCACCTCCAAGCTCACGCAATCGACGCACGCGCACCTGCTGAGCTTCGCGGTGCTGTTCTCGCTCACGGGGCTGATCTTCGCGTGCAGCAGCTACCCGAGCTCCGTCCGGTGCGCTTTGGGTCCGTGGGTGGTGGTGGCGGTGTTCGCGGACGTGTCGCTGTGGTGGCTGGCGCGGCTGTCCGACGAGTGGGGACCGCTCTTCGCGCGGGGCGTCATCGTCACCGGCGGGCTCGCCGGGCTGGGACTAGCGCTCCAGATCACGCTGAGCCTGTTCAACATGTACGGAGCGAAGGGCAAGGTGGTGATCGCGCTGCTCTTCCTGCTCGGCGGTGCGGTTGGCGGCCTGGTCATTCAGAGCCAGATCAAACCGGCACTCGACGCGAAGGCGCTCGCCAAGCAACCGGAAGTGAAAGCGCCCGAGGGGAAGCAGCCGGACGCGAAAGAGGCGAAGACCGATACCGGCAAGGACGAACCGAAGGGCAAGAAGGACGAACCGAAGGGCAAGGGCGTGGCCCTGCACCGTCCGATTCACGACTTCGATCGGCTGCTGACGCTCCCGGTGTTGGACGAGAAAGGCAACCCGCTTCCGCCGGCGCAGGTTCAGTGGGGCGGTGGGCCGGACGGGAGCATGGTGCCGGCGTTCTTCGAGAAGGACAAGGAGTTCAAGAAGGTGATGGACGCCGCCGCGACGCCGCAAGAAGCGAAGGACAAACTGCGGACGGAGCGAGAGGCCGAACTGGACGCGCTGCGTGCATGGGCGCGGGCCGCCGATCGCGCCCGTGAGGCCGGGTACAAGGGGAACGGCTTCGGAATCCCCACCGCTCTGGCGGGCAAGGTGAACCCGAAGTTCGTGACCGACGACAAGCTGAAGGTGCGGTCGCTCATCGAAGCCCGGTGCGTGGTCTGTCACGGACCCGAGGGCAAACAGAGCGATTACCCGCTGGACAACTGGGAAGGGGTGTCGAAGTACCTCGCGCCCCTCCCACCGCCGGAGGCCCCGTCGGCCGTTCAGCCGAAGGCCGTTGATCCGATCCCGAGCGCGACGGACGATTGATTCGGGGGGCGGGAAGGCAATACGGTCCTTCGGGCGCCTGCGCGCACGGTGCCGGACCTGTCCGGCAATGCGTGGCATAACCGTCCGAACTCACGTTCCCTTCGGACCGCAGTGGCCCCTACGACTCGCGCGCGGGGTGAAAATTGCCACTGAGACAAAACCCCCGCGATTTGCGCGAAGAAAAGGTCTCATGTTTTGAAATTCGAGCTATAATTTGGTGTTTCCCGGCTGGAACGTGATTTGCTCTGAACTTTCTCAATCGCAACTTGCACCAATCGTTTCGTTCAACCACTTTGGCTTCACAAGTTGCGTGACCCCTTGGCCGCGAGGGCGGCCGACGAGTCGTCTATTGCCGGCGCCCGCGCTCTCGTTTGAGTGTGAGCGAGGGGTTCGGCCGCGAGTCCGACCGAGGTAAGGGGACATGGGGATTGAGACCGGTATTGTCTATCGTATCGACGATCAAGACGTTATTACTTATGTGAATGAGGAGTGGGACCGGTTCGCGAACGCGAACAACGGGCGGAGTTTGATGTCGCACCGGGTTCTCAACCGGAGCCTTTGGGAGTTTATTCAGGACGCGCCCACGCGGGGGCTGTACCGACAGGTTCTGAAACGCATTCGGGACGGCCGCTGCGTCCGGTTTCACTTGCGGTGTGACGCGCCCGGGGTCCGGCGGGTGCTGGCGATGGACATTGTTGGGAGCGAGAACGGGGGCGCGCAGTTTCACAGCCGCATCCTCTCGGCGGAGCCCCGGACGCCCGTTGCCGTACCAGGAACGGGCACCGATTCGAAGGAACTGCTTCGCGTGTGCGGCTGGTGCAATAAAGTGTTCATCGGCGGTCACTGGGAAGAAATCGAGGACGCGGTCGAGAAGTTGCAGTTGCTCCAGCGCTCGATTGTGCCCGCGCTCTCGCACGGCATTTGCGACCCTTGTTACGTGGCAGTCAAAGAGACCTTGACGGACCACTGACACGAGCCCGCATCCCGCCGCAGTCGGAGACGGTGCCCCGCCCGCGTCGCGCGAGCCCATTTTTTTCGACCCGGCCCGCTTTTCCGACCCCCGGTGGCGTGTGCGGGGTGCCGGCGCGGTAATGTAAGCGCACCGCGAAGCGCGCCGCCGGCGCCGCTCCGGCCGGGAACGCTCGTCATGACACTGAAATCGCGGGGCCAGATCGAAGAAGAGGTCAGCCAGGCGGTGATCCGCTTCGAGAAGGAGTACATGGGGCGCGGCCCCTTGGAAGCGCGGACGCACCTCGTCGAAGACCTCCTGGTCGTTCGGCTCAAGAACGTCCTGACCCCGGCCGAACTCAGCCTGACCGCCACCGGCGAGCGCGGCCGGGACCTCGTCAAGCAGATGCGACAGCAACTGATCGAGACCGGCGCGACGACCTTGTCCGAGGCGGTGACCGGGATCGTCGGGATCGAGGTGCGGAGCATGCACACGGACATCAGCACCCGCACGGGCGAACGGATCATCGTCTTCACGCTGACCGCCCGACCGGTCACGAAATCCGGCCCCCCCACTTGACAACAGGTTCTTGTCGGGTATTAATTCTCAGACGTTTGGGCCGTGTGGAAGCCGGGTGACCGGAAGCCGCACGGCAACGACGACATAAAAATGCCAAGAGTTGGTCCGGCGTGACCCGCTGAACCAGATGTAGGCCGGTGCGTTGTTCCCTCCATCACAACGGGTGGGGGAGCGACGCACCGGCTTTTTTTCGTTTTTCCTCACAACACCGGAACGCGGTCCGTGACAAATCACCGGGCTCATGTGCTTTCCCACTCCCGCCCCCGCGTGACCGCCGCGAGCGGCGATGCCCCGTCCGCCACCCCGCCGGAACCCGCCATGTGTGACCAGAACCACGTTCACACGGCGCTGTGTGCCGGCCCTTTGACCGCCGCAGCCCGCCAACGACCGGTCGGCGCCGCGGCTCACGTCCGCGCCGAGCGCGGGAGCGACCCTTGGGAACCCACGCCGGACGATCTCAGCCCGGACGAGGCCCTGGACCTCCTGTACGCCGGGAACGCGCGGTTCGCCACGGGCAACCCCGCGGCCCCGAACCGCGACCTCGAACGGTTGAAGGAAGTGGCCCCGGCCCAGAGGCCGTTCGCCGCGGTCCTCGGGTGCGCGGACAGCCGCGTCCCGGTCGAGATCGTGTTCGACCGGGGCTGCGGCGACCTGTTCGTCACCCGCATCGCCGGGAACGTGACGACGCCCGAGTGCATCAGCAGTCTGGAGTTCGGCACGCACGTTCTGGGCGCGAAAGTGCTGTACGTGCTCGGTCACACCCACTGCGGGGCGATCACGGCCGCGGTGCGGGGGGAACCGGTGCCGGGTCAGATCAGCGTGCTGTTCCAGCACCTGCGCCCGGCGGTCCGGGCCGCACAGGGCGACGTGGCGCTGGCGGTCTTGGAGAACGTGAAGGCCCAGGCCGCGGTTCTCAGCGAGGCGTCCCCCGTGATCGCCCAGTTGATCCGGGACGGCAAGTTGAAGGTGGCCGGTGGGGTGTACGACATCTCGACGGGCCGGGTCACGCCCGTCGAGATCTGAACGGCACGGCCGAGGGCCGACGGTCGTTTCTGCCGCGTGCCATTACGAGCGAAAAATCGAGGGCCGAATCATGATCGTCGGCGTGCTGTTGTCGATCCCGGTCGGGGCCATCACCGTGGCGGTGATCGCGGAATCGGCGCTGGAACTGTTCGAGTTCCTCGGCCGCCCGCGGTCGCGCCACGATTGAGCCGCGCGGCGGTGAACCTCGGTCCGGTCGGGGTGTCCTTTCTCACGGAAGGGCAAGCCGATTGGCTGACGGCACCCGTCTCGAAAACGGGCGAGGATCACACCCTTGGGGGTTCGACTCCCCCTCCTTCCGCTTCGCGCCAGCGGCTCATCACCATTCGCCTGGCTCCACTCAATTCGTATTCTTCGCGCGGCACCCAGAGGTGAGCCGCGTGAGCGCGCGCCGTTCTGGGCACCGCAGTCACAATCCACGGGCGCGCGGATCGACCCATACCGAAGGTTGGGTATTGTAGAAACAGGATCGCGACGACACCCCGCGCTCAAGGTGCCACAATGCCCGACTGGCTCGTCCAGCTCCTGATCCAATACCCGATCGTGGTTATCGTGGGGTTCGTGGCGTGGTATGTTAATGGGATAATTGAGCGAGTGATGGGGGCTCGCATCAAACGGGAGCAGGAGTTGCACACGACCGCGATCACGGAGTTGAAAGACGCACACAAGCAGGCGACAAACGAGGTGCAGGCGGAAGTCGGGGAACTGAAAGCCGAACTCCGCGACGAGTTCAAGAAACTCGGCAAGAAGGTGGACGAGTTGACCTGGAGGCTCAGTCCGTGAACCCGTACTTGATGTCGTTGCCGACGGTAACGGCCGCGCTCATCGTCTTGTTCTTCTCGCTCCGGGCGCTCTGCGAGGCCCGAATCGCCGACGCGGCCCACAAGGCGGAGCACGAGAAGAAGATGGCCGAATTTGCACGCCAGCGTGCGGAGCGCGAGGCGGCCGGTTGGAAGCTACCCGTGGTCCTCCGCGTCACGCTCGATCTGGCCGACCCGAATTCGGAGGTCGATATCCTTCGCACGACGCTCGAAGCCGGTCAGTTGGTTACGAGGATGAGTGAGTCCGAAACGGCGAGCGGCGGGCGCGGGCTGTTTCTTACCGAGGCGAAGATCGAACCCGGTTCCGTGCGGCTCACGTTGTCCCCGGTCGAGTACATCGGGTCGGCCGAGCGTGTGCGTCGCATTGCGGAGGAGTGGAACGCTCACGGCGGCCCGCTCCCACCAGGGGTGACCTCCGCTCACGCCGACGTCACGGCCGCCTGACTTCAACCGGGAGCGCCCCGACATGAGCGCGGTAATTTTCCACCTCCGCGACCGCGCCCGGCCGATGGTCGAAGCCTGGCAACGATATTTTGAGGGCCACCCGGAAGTTCGTCCGACGGTCGGGGACATCTTCGGGGAACCCGTCGATACGGTCGTCAGCCCGGCGAACTGCTTCGGTTTCATGAACGGCGGGATCGACCGGGCGTACACCCAGCGGTTCGGCCAACAGCTCGAAACCCGGCTCCGCGAACGGATTCGTAGTCATTGGGACGGCGAAATGCCCGTCGGCGTGGCGCTCGCCATCGGGACCGGGGCGAACGACATCCCGACCCTCATCTGCGCGCCGACGTTACGGGCGCCGGTGAGTGTGGCGGGGACGCTCAACGCGTACTTCGCGTTTCGGGCGGTGCTGCGGACCATCCAGCGACTCAACGCTTCTCAGCCCGGCACCGTCCGCGCCGTCGCGTGCCCCGGTCTGGGAACGGGGACCGGCGAGATGCCGGAAGCCATCTGCGCGAAGCAGATGCACGCCGCGTATCTGGAAGTGATGGGCGGTCAGCCGTTTGAACCGAGTGGCGTGAACGACGCGCTCGTCCAGCACTACCGTCTGCTGCGCACGGATTGAGATGCCCCTCTCACCGTTCCCCCGGTTGCACCCACTTCGTCGTCGGTTCGGGCGGCGCCCAGGCGGTGAGCTGCGCGAGCAGGTCCGGAACGGTGTCCGCGACCAACAGCAACTCGCGGTGCTTGGGCCGGAGCAGCCCTTCCGCGACGACGTGATCGAGCCAGCTCAACAGCGGCGTGAAGAAGCCCGCCACGTTCAGCACCGCGACCGGCTTCTTGTGGATGCCGAGTTGACCCCAGGTGAGAATCTCGAATAACTCGTCACACGTTCCGAAGCCGCCGGGCAGCGCGACGAACGCGTCCGCGCGATCGGCCATCAGCGCCTTGCGCTCGTGCATCGTGTTCACCACGATCAGTTCCGTGCAGTCCTCCTGTGCCACTTCCTTGAGCGCCAACGAGTGCGGGATCACACCGACCACGCGCCCGCCGGCCGCGAGCGCCGCGGTCGCGACCTCACCCATCAACCCGACCCGCCCGCCGCCGTAAACCAGCGCCAGGGAGCGCGCGGCGAGGGCGCGGCCGAGGTCACGCGCCGTCGCCGCGTACACCGGGTTCGTACCGGGCGCCGAGCCGCAGAACACACAGATGCTTTTCATGAAGATGATTCACCGCCGAGGACGCCAAGAACGCAGAGAGAGTCAGAGTATTCAACAAGTCGGCGTCGCGACTTTCTCTGCGGCCCCTGTGGTCTCGGCGGTGAGTCCCTCGCCCAGGAAGCCGCTCCGTGCGATCGGCCCTTCGATTTCCGTTCCCTTCCGGAGCCCGAGCAGGAGCGGAGTGGTGAGGACCGTCGTCGCCAGCGCCATGATGACCAGGATGCAGAACAGGTCGCGCGGCACCACGCCGAGTTCGTAGCCGAGGTTGATCGCGACGAGCGCCATGAGCCCGCGGGCGTTCATCATCGACCCGATGATACCCGCCTCCTTCCAGGTGAACCCGCTCGCGCGGGCGGCCAGCCCGCACCCGGCGAATTTACCGACCACCGCCGCGAGCACGACCGCGCCGCCGATCAGCCACATCGCCCCACCGTGAAGCGCGGTGATGTCCGTGCGCAGGCCGGTGTAAGTGAAGAATACCGGTACGAAGAACCCCGACACCACATCGCGCAAGCGGATCGCGGCGGCGGCGCGCAGGGCGTCCTGATCGGACAGCACCGCCCCGAGCAGGAACGCACCGAACACCGCGAAAATGCCGATCAGGTTCGTCGCCGTCGCACACAAAAACAGCGCCACGAACAGGACCGCGACCGGCGTCGGACCGAGGCTCCCGCCGGCCGACCGCAGCGCGAACGCGAAGTACCGAACCAGAAGGGGCCGCACCCCGACGCCCATGAACAGCACGAACCCGGCCGTGAGCGCGACCGTGCGGAGCGTTTCCATTGGGTCGAAGTTGGACTTCACAACGGCGGCCACGCTCGCCAGCAGGGTCCAGCCGATCGCGTCGTCCACCGCCGCGGCGGTGATCGTGATCGCGCCGAGCCGCGTGCGGGTGATGTTCAATTCGATCATGATCCGGCCGAGAACCGGGATCGCCGTGACGGAGAGCGCGACGCCGAGGAACAGCGTGAGGCCGAGGAGCGAGACGGTGCCCGCCTTCGGGTGCGCTTCCAGGTGGGGGTGGACGACCTGGGCGAGTCCCGCGCCGAGGGCGAACGGCACCGCGATCCCCGCGAGCGAGATCAGCACCGCCGCCCGGCCGTGCGCGCGGACGTGCCCGAACTCGAACTCCAGGCCGACCAGAAACATGAGAAAGATCAGCCCGAACTGCGAAATCACGGTGAAGATCTTGGGCAGCACCGCGTCCGCGAGCGGCTGTTCGACGCCAGGCAGCGGCGGCCGGAACACCACCGCAAAGAGGTCCGGCGCGAGCCACCCGAACAGCGACGGGCCGAGCAGCAGCCCGGCCACGATCTCGCCCACCACACTCGGTTGCCCGATCCGCTTGGCCAGCGCGCCGAAGGTCCGTGCCGCCGCGATGATGACCACGAGCTGGACGAGAACCGTCAGGATCAGATGTTCGGCGTCGAGCCTGACCAGCGACTCGGCGGCGTCCGACGTCGCGGCGAGGAGCGCACTCATGCGGCGTGACTTCTCGGGAGTGAGAATGCGATGAAATTACAGGTGGGTAGCGAGCGTGAGCGGATACCGATCGGGCGGGAGAGAGTTTACACCGGGTGGGTCACTTCTTTCCGGGCTTTCCGGGCTTCCCGACCTTCTTCAAGTCGTCCAGGTTGGCCTGACAGACGGGACAACCGACCGTCTTGAGGTGAAAGTCGATGTAGTCGAGCAGCTCCGGGTCGCCGGCACCGAGCAGAAAACCGCCAAGCTGATCGCGCGACAAGCAGCTCACGCGCTCACGGCGCCAGATCGCCCCGACGGTGTGCTCCCCGCGGTCCTCCTGCTCGATCACGTCCTTGTAGAGGGTGCGGAGTTTGGGGTTTTCGCGCAACGCCTTCTCCACGGCCGCCAGTTCGCCATCGGGGAGGGCGTCGTGGAGATAGTCGCGGAGCATCTGCCGGGTGATCTCGGCCATGTCGCATCTCGCGGAACGTGTTCGTCCGTCAGTATATCGGTTCGGCCCCCGCGGACGAATTGATCTTCCCCGGCCACCGTGATTCTTGATCGACAAAGCTGTTAACTTTTCGACACATCGCGTCAATCAATCGCTACAACCCATTCAATCCGCGAGTGATGGGGCGATTCGATGGTATGCTGTAACCTTTCTGCCGTTTACTCCGATTGAGGGGGCTGCTACAAATGCCATTGGTGCGAGAAATGCTCTGAAAGTATCGTAGTTATCGATTGAGCGACTCCGTCGTCGCGTAACGATAGCTCCTGCCTCTTTTGCCCCCTCGTAGAGATGCGCCCCATGCAACCTCGTTTGCTTCGCCTGTGTGCGGCGGCCCTTGCGGTGGTCGGGTTCGTTGCCCTGTCGCCGCGTGCTTCCGCCGATACCATCTCGCTCACCTTTGATGGTGGCGGGAATGGCCAGAACAACGGGGGTCCGTTCAACTGGACCCAAACGACCCCGCCCAACACGGCGGTCACCACATACTGCATCGACACCCAGGACTACGTCCGGAGCGGGACGTTCACGATCGACACGAACATCGCGGCGGCCCCGAGCATCGCGCACTCGACGACCGCTAACGTGGTGGCCAAGATCGACACGCTGTTCGATCACTACTACAGCAGCAGCTTCCAGAACGCGACGACCGAGGCCGCGTTCCAGCAGGCCCTGTGGAACCTGATCTACGGCGGTCCGCTCGACACGAGCACGACCGCCGGCAAAGAGGCCCAGAACCTGCTAAACGGCAAGATGTACAACGGCCAAGCGTACAACGGCGTGGAACACGACCTCGCCAACGCATCCCTGGTCGCGCTCGTTGACGTTTCGGGCACCCCGCTGGGATCGAAGAACCGCAACCAGGACCAGATCATGGTTGTGCCGAACGGCGTGAAGGGCGTGCCGGCGCCGCCGGCCGCGATGCTCGCCGGGATCGGCGTGCTGGCGCTCGTCGGCCGCAGCCGCTGGACCCGTCGGACGGCGGCGACCGCGTGAGGATGGCCCTCGCGTAGTTGCGATGTGTGACAGAAAACCCGCACACAGTGCGGGTTTTCTTCATTTTTGGGGCCGAACGTCACGATTTGGACGGCGGAATTTCCTTTCCGTCCTCGAAGAGCTTCTTGGCCTTTTTCACCTCTTCCTCGGTGGCCTTCGCGCCGCGGACGTCGATGTCCTTCACTAGCCACGCGCCGCCGGCGTTCTTCTTCAGTGTGAAGACGAGAACGCCGCGGTTGTTCGCCTGATTCGCCCCCTCCGGCACCGCGATTTCGTCGCTAACTGCTAGAGCATACCCCTTCTTGTCACTGAACAGCACCGTGGGCAACGAGAGCTTCTGCCCCGCCACGACCTCCCGCAGTTTCTTGATCGTTTCGGGTTCGGCCGTGCTCCGCCCCTCGAGGGCAAGCGGGATCGCCTCTTCTGGCTTGTCGGCGAGAGCGGCGGCGAGGTATTTCTCGGCCACCTGCCGCGGGTTCGGTTGCACCTTCTCATCTGCGGTGGGGAACAGGACGAGCGAAGCAACGAGAGCGAACATGGGGCCTCCGTAGGTTGTGGGCACCAGACACGACGCCCCACACCCGCGATCGTTCCAAACCGTTCTGGTGCAGTTGCGGCGGCGCCGATTGTAGCGGATAATCAGTTCGTATCGACGCTTCTGGAGCGAAGCTATGATGCGACTCGTCCTGGCGGTGGTCGGGATCCTCGCCGTGTCTGAGCAGGCCCCCGTGCGGGCACAGTTGAGGGTCGGCCCGGCACATCCCCACGGCCCCGGTCACGTCCCCGGCCCGGTACACACCGCCGGCCATGCCTTCCGGAGCGGGGGCGGTCTCCCGGCCGTAAGTCCACAATTTCGCGTGAACGGCTTCTCCGGCGGGTTCG from the Frigoriglobus tundricola genome contains:
- a CDS encoding DHH family phosphoesterase; protein product: MPLDWSPFVDFIHRYNRPLLMTHIRPDADGLGAQLALHDALTAIGKTPRVAIASKLLPRYEFLDPKRAVIEDFRPAAFTDCDCVVVLDTGTWNQLGDFAKWLQASPLPRAVVDHHRTQDDLGGLQMVDVTAEATGRLGYEIIRALGAPLSASAAHHLFMAVATDTGWFRHPNATAATFALCSELVAAGARPTELYEQLYEAATLARFKLTAVALQKLTVLAGSKVAYTEIALTDYGATGSVPGDTEDLINYPRSVEGVEIALVFIEQQDGGTKVSFRSRAADVSKLAEQFGGGGHKLASGARVMGKLAEVRDKVLAAAVAALG
- a CDS encoding carbonic anhydrase; translation: MCDQNHVHTALCAGPLTAAARQRPVGAAAHVRAERGSDPWEPTPDDLSPDEALDLLYAGNARFATGNPAAPNRDLERLKEVAPAQRPFAAVLGCADSRVPVEIVFDRGCGDLFVTRIAGNVTTPECISSLEFGTHVLGAKVLYVLGHTHCGAITAAVRGEPVPGQISVLFQHLRPAVRAAQGDVALAVLENVKAQAAVLSEASPVIAQLIRDGKLKVAGGVYDISTGRVTPVEI
- a CDS encoding macro domain-containing protein; amino-acid sequence: MSAVIFHLRDRARPMVEAWQRYFEGHPEVRPTVGDIFGEPVDTVVSPANCFGFMNGGIDRAYTQRFGQQLETRLRERIRSHWDGEMPVGVALAIGTGANDIPTLICAPTLRAPVSVAGTLNAYFAFRAVLRTIQRLNASQPGTVRAVACPGLGTGTGEMPEAICAKQMHAAYLEVMGGQPFEPSGVNDALVQHYRLLRTD
- a CDS encoding DUF2294 domain-containing protein, with the protein product MTLKSRGQIEEEVSQAVIRFEKEYMGRGPLEARTHLVEDLLVVRLKNVLTPAELSLTATGERGRDLVKQMRQQLIETGATTLSEAVTGIVGIEVRSMHTDISTRTGERIIVFTLTARPVTKSGPPT
- a CDS encoding LOG family protein → MKSICVFCGSAPGTNPVYAATARDLGRALAARSLALVYGGGRVGLMGEVATAALAAGGRVVGVIPHSLALKEVAQEDCTELIVVNTMHERKALMADRADAFVALPGGFGTCDELFEILTWGQLGIHKKPVAVLNVAGFFTPLLSWLDHVVAEGLLRPKHRELLLVADTVPDLLAQLTAWAPPEPTTKWVQPGER
- a CDS encoding TetR/AcrR family transcriptional regulator, producing MSLAENRKPGRPKDPELEARRKAQILDTAARVFATYGFANTQVQTIANHLGVGNGTVYRYFPTKEQLFLSAVERGLKELEAEMDAVMAQPHTGADLIRAAVRTYLSFFNRRPELVELFIQERAAFPHHHRPLYFVTKDDEIECKHEAFFNRLVESGVIRPVPRDRFFAVIGDLLYGTIMTNLLTSRPADPEAQATDVLDVILNGLLAPKQETQ
- a CDS encoding cation:proton antiporter: MSALLAATSDAAESLVRLDAEHLILTVLVQLVVIIAAARTFGALAKRIGQPSVVGEIVAGLLLGPSLFGWLAPDLFAVVFRPPLPGVEQPLADAVLPKIFTVISQFGLIFLMFLVGLEFEFGHVRAHGRAAVLISLAGIAVPFALGAGLAQVVHPHLEAHPKAGTVSLLGLTLFLGVALSVTAIPVLGRIMIELNITRTRLGAITITAAAVDDAIGWTLLASVAAVVKSNFDPMETLRTVALTAGFVLFMGVGVRPLLVRYFAFALRSAGGSLGPTPVAVLFVALFLCATATNLIGIFAVFGAFLLGAVLSDQDALRAAAAIRLRDVVSGFFVPVFFTYTGLRTDITALHGGAMWLIGGAVVLAAVVGKFAGCGLAARASGFTWKEAGIIGSMMNARGLMALVAINLGYELGVVPRDLFCILVIMALATTVLTTPLLLGLRKGTEIEGPIARSGFLGEGLTAETTGAAEKVATPTC